From a region of the Calonectris borealis chromosome 2, bCalBor7.hap1.2, whole genome shotgun sequence genome:
- the LOC142079802 gene encoding secreted Ly-6/uPAR-related protein 1-like, giving the protein MKTLLFGLLLGLAYVELAHSLRCYTCKEPMDIAECRTTTLCPPKANVCTTTLHSVDTGYPFFGNITVTRSCEEECRSSDGIGAKKPKSCCYTDLCTDDNRSSNGAGRSSAALGLMAMVVGTFLQCAL; this is encoded by the exons ATGAAGACACTTCTGTTTGGGCTCCTGCTTGGCCTGGCATACGTGGAGTTGG CCCACTCCTTACGATGTTACACGTGCAAGGAACCAATGGACATTGCTGAGTGCAGAACAACCACCCTGTGCCCCCCGAAAGCCAACGTGTGCACAACAACGCTGCACTCCGTAGACACAG GTTACCCCTTTTTCGGCAACATCACTGTAACCAGAAGCTGTGAGGAGGAATGCCGCTCCTCTGACGGGATaggggcaaaaaaacccaaatcgtGTTGCTACACTGACCTCTGCACCGATGACAACAGGAGCAGCAATGGGGCAGGAAGGAGCTCTGCGGCGCTGGGTCTGATGGCCATGGTTGTTGGCACGTTCCTCCAGTGCGCTCTGTAA